One segment of Cynocephalus volans isolate mCynVol1 chromosome 8, mCynVol1.pri, whole genome shotgun sequence DNA contains the following:
- the SRSF4 gene encoding serine/arginine-rich splicing factor 4 — translation MPRVYIGRLSHQARERDVERFFKGYGKILEVDLKNGYGFVEFDDLRDADDAVYELNGKDLCGERVIVEHARGPRRDGSYGSGRSGYGYRRSGRDKYGPPTRTEYRLIVENLSSRCSWQDLKDYMRQAGEVTYADAHKGRKNEGVIEFVSYSDMKRALEKLDGTEVNGRKIRLVEDKPGSRRRRSYSRSRSHSRSRSRSRHSRKSRSRSGSSKSSHSKSRSRSRSGSHSRSKSRSRSKSRSRSKKEKSRSPSKDDKSRSRSRSADKRRSKSKDQAEEKVQNNDNTGKCKSQSPSRHKSKSKSRSRSQERKVEEQKRGSVSRSRSKEKSRSQEKSLLKSRSRSRSKGGSRSRSRSRSKSKDKRKGRKRSREESRSRSRSRSRSKSERSRKRSGKRDSKAGSSKKKKKEDTDHSQSRSASRSVSKEREHAKSESGQKESRGESEDTGTNQETRSRSRSNSKSKSNLLSESRSRSKSASKTQSRSKSRSRSASRSPSRSRSRSHSRS, via the exons ATATGGTTTTGTGGAGTTTGATGATCTGCGTGATGCAGATGATGCTGTTTATGAACTGAATGGCAAAGACCTTTGTGGTGAGCGAGTAATTGTTGAGCATGCCCGCGGCCCACGTCGAGACGGCAGTTACGGTTCTGGACGCA GTGGATATGGTTATAGAAGAAGTGGCCGAGATAAATATGGCCCTCCTACCCGCACTGAGTACAGACTTATTGTGGAGAATTTGTCAAGTCGGTGCAGCTGGCAAGACCTGAAG gattatatGCGTCAGGCAGGAGAAGTAACCTATGCAGATGCCCACAAGGGACGCAAAAATGAAGGGGTGATTGAATTTGTATCTTATTCTGACATGAAAAGAGCTTTGGAAAAATTGGATGGAACTGAAGTTAATGGCAGAAAAATCAGATTGGTGGAAGACAAGCCAGGTTCTAGACGACGCCGGTCCTACTCCAGGAGCCGGAGTCATTCAAG GTCTCGCTCTCGAAGCAGACATTCCCGTAAGAGCAGAAGCCGAAGTGGTAGCAGCAAAAGCAGTCATTCTAAGAGTAGATCCCGATCCAG GTCGGGCTCCCACTCTCGGAGCAAGAGCCGCAGCCGGAGCAAGAGCCGCAGCCGGAGCAAGAAGGAGAAAAGCAGGAGCCCCAGCAAGGATGACAAgagccgcagccgcagccgcagtGCTGACAAGCGCCGCAGCAAGAGTAAAGACCAAGCTGAGGAGAAGGTCCAGAACAATGACAACACTGGGAAATGCAAGAGCCAGAGTCCCAGTAGGCATAAAAGTAAGAGTAAAAGTAGGAGCAGGAGTCAGGAGaggaaggtggaggagcaaaAGCGAGGGAGTGTGAGCAGAAGTAGAAGCAAGGAGAAAAGCAGGAGTCAGGAGAAGAGCCTGCTCAAGAGtcggagcaggagcaggagcaaagGGGGCAGCAGGAGCCGGAGCAGGAGTCGCAGCAAAAGCAAAgacaagaggaagggaaggaagagaagcagggaggagagccgcagccgcagccgcagccgcagccgcagcaAAAGTGAGAGGAGTAGAAAGCGAAGTGGCAAGCGAGACAGCAAGGCAGGTAGcagcaagaagaagaagaaggaagacaCCGACCACTCCCAGTCCAGGTCAGCATCCCGCTCAGTGTCAAAGGAGCGGGAACATGCCAAGTCTGAGTCTGGCCAAAAGGAAAGCCGAGGGGAGAGTGAGGATACTGGCACCAATCAGGAGACCCGGTCCAGATCAAGATCCAATTCCAAATCGAAATCAAACCTTCTATCAGAATCACGCTCCAGATCAAAATCAGCTTCAAAAACCCAATCTCGGTCCAAGTCTAGATCCAGGTCTGCCTCCAGATCACCCTCCCGGTCTAGATCTAGGTCCCACTCAAGGTCCTAA